In a single window of the Streptococcus ilei genome:
- a CDS encoding replication initiation factor domain-containing protein, with amino-acid sequence MAKNEHLRSVFDWIQIQFDKTEFSPREIIEDILFLDYDLFIENKGSLKYYNYDSQLHHGNIRIYYGAKESSHMLVMSGQALEFFRDMVLDPNSLSERQFLNNLYYNYNQFSVRRIDIAIDDFNETPYFTPNQLLKICQKKRFIYGKSTYYNTYGDETIGQTLYLRKPNDDERLRIYDKRLERAEKLGISKRYIENWIRTELELRKEKAHYFIQEWLHSEIDLLNFTKGYLKEKVRFYSDSHFSKPLRTWEKFLGHSKPVSIIISKPKTELEQKLEWFTYKGSGAILKAYKFLYDNNLLHEYEKSNYLALNNMEYPPDLASGLIERAILFKREDLIPTIKENIKRRN; translated from the coding sequence ATGGCAAAAAATGAACATTTACGTTCTGTATTTGACTGGATTCAAATTCAGTTTGATAAGACTGAATTTTCGCCAAGAGAAATAATCGAAGACATTCTATTTCTTGATTATGACCTATTTATTGAGAATAAAGGGAGCCTTAAATACTATAACTATGATAGCCAGCTTCATCATGGGAATATCCGTATCTACTATGGAGCGAAAGAGTCGTCCCACATGCTTGTCATGTCAGGACAGGCACTCGAGTTCTTTAGAGATATGGTATTAGATCCAAATAGTCTGTCCGAAAGACAGTTTCTGAACAACCTCTACTACAATTACAATCAGTTTTCAGTAAGACGAATTGATATTGCAATAGATGATTTTAATGAAACACCCTATTTCACTCCTAATCAGCTTCTAAAGATTTGTCAGAAAAAACGCTTTATATATGGAAAAAGCACTTACTACAATACCTACGGAGATGAAACAATCGGCCAAACCTTATATTTGAGAAAACCCAATGATGATGAAAGACTTAGAATTTACGATAAACGCTTAGAACGAGCTGAGAAGCTCGGTATCAGCAAGCGTTATATAGAAAATTGGATAAGAACGGAGTTAGAACTTAGGAAAGAAAAAGCTCACTACTTCATTCAAGAATGGTTGCATTCAGAAATAGATCTTCTCAACTTTACCAAGGGATATCTCAAAGAAAAAGTGAGGTTCTATAGTGATAGTCACTTCTCAAAACCTTTGAGAACTTGGGAAAAGTTTTTAGGTCACTCAAAACCTGTCTCTATCATTATTTCAAAACCAAAAACAGAACTAGAACAAAAATTAGAATGGTTTACCTATAAAGGTTCTGGAGCTATTCTAAAAGCGTATAAATTTCTATACGACAATAACTTACTGCATGAGTATGAGAAATCTAACTATCTCGCACTCAACAATATGGAATATCCACCAGATTTAGCAAGTGGATTAATAGAAAGGGCAATTCTCTTTAAAAGAGAAGATTTAATCCCTACAATCAAAGAAAATATCAAAAGGAGAAATTAA
- a CDS encoding helix-turn-helix transcriptional regulator, translating to MYTEDYKFSERLKTLRKSKKLTQVQISELIGVQQGTYSRWENGTLEPGLEFVVKLANIFGTTTDYLLGQKPYSIISSLPLEQLDLTNIANFSKDEFDILKHSIAVSVARNKIKATELKDRVIEKNQLSEKDAELLNKIFEEVKTYWEK from the coding sequence ATGTATACAGAGGATTATAAATTTTCAGAGAGGTTAAAAACTCTCAGAAAATCAAAAAAGTTAACTCAAGTACAAATATCGGAATTAATTGGAGTTCAACAAGGGACATATTCTCGGTGGGAGAATGGAACGTTAGAACCAGGATTAGAATTCGTTGTGAAATTAGCAAATATCTTTGGTACTACTACAGATTATTTGCTGGGACAAAAACCTTATTCAATTATCAGTAGTTTACCTCTAGAACAATTAGATCTTACCAATATTGCAAACTTTTCAAAGGATGAGTTTGATATTTTGAAACATTCAATAGCAGTTTCGGTGGCAAGAAATAAAATAAAGGCAACAGAACTAAAAGATAGAGTTATAGAAAAAAATCAGTTGTCAGAAAAAGATGCAGAACTTTTGAATAAGATTTTTGAAGAAGTTAAAACTTATTGGGAAAAATAG
- a CDS encoding HAD family hydrolase, with amino-acid sequence MIDFDFKEGFMNLKGIIFDMDGVIVDTEYQDFLIQKDFIKHLNPKSSYEDSELLVLVGKSYFNLYRLLQQFIGKQYDIKTIEKEYASFSDERYEKIDYSLLFRKEILKIIDYALKNGIKLAVASSSKYEHINEVLERCDIKKYFDVIVSGENFVESKPNPSIYLTTLHKLELQAEQCIAIEDSYSGIESSTSAGIATIGYYDSRLPFFNDKAQWKVENMKEVLQIIESQSL; translated from the coding sequence ATGATAGATTTTGATTTTAAAGAAGGATTTATGAATTTGAAAGGTATAATCTTCGATATGGATGGAGTTATAGTTGATACAGAGTACCAAGATTTTCTAATACAGAAAGATTTTATCAAACACCTTAATCCAAAATCTAGTTACGAAGATTCTGAGCTATTGGTATTAGTTGGTAAATCATATTTTAATCTTTATAGGCTTTTACAGCAATTTATTGGGAAACAATATGATATAAAAACTATAGAAAAAGAATATGCTTCTTTTAGTGATGAGAGATATGAAAAAATTGATTATTCTTTACTTTTTAGAAAAGAAATTCTAAAAATTATTGACTATGCATTGAAAAACGGAATCAAATTAGCTGTAGCATCATCATCAAAATATGAGCATATTAATGAAGTTTTAGAAAGGTGTGACATAAAAAAATATTTTGATGTCATCGTTAGCGGAGAGAATTTTGTAGAAAGTAAGCCAAATCCGTCTATCTATTTAACAACGCTACATAAGTTAGAATTGCAAGCAGAACAATGTATTGCAATTGAAGATTCATACTCTGGAATTGAATCTTCAACTAGCGCCGGAATTGCAACTATTGGTTATTATGATAGCCGATTACCATTTTTTAATGACAAAGCGCAATGGAAAGTTGAAAATATGAAAGAAGTTTTACAAATAATAGAATCACAGAGTCTTTGA
- a CDS encoding M20 family metallopeptidase: MISYPSVLNEGENGTPFGQAIQDVLEKTLEIAQEMGFQTYLDPEGYYGYAEIGQGEELLAVLCHLDVVPAGDLEDWQTPPFEATLKDGWLIGRGVQDDKGPSLAALYAVKSLLDQGLVFTKRIRFIFGTDEETLWRCMNRYNQLEEKADLGFAPDSSFPLTYAEKGLLQVKLHGPGWEDRPLQAGRALNVVPDKATYKGERLEELLPVIEQSGVNYTEETGAVTVLGLSKHSKDAAEGVNAIVGLAESLSLIQPHPALLFIADAVGEDAIGAALFGEIKDEPSGALSFNIATLSIDEEQSEIGIDIRIPVLADKDALVERLTEVAASYQLQYEEFDYVAPLYVPLDSPLVSTLMAVYQEETGDQTPAMSSGGATFARTMENCVAYGALFPDALQTEHQANERAKLDDLYRAMEIYAETIRRLAGKEV; this comes from the coding sequence ATCATTTCTTATCCTTCGGTTTTAAACGAAGGCGAAAATGGAACACCGTTTGGACAAGCTATCCAAGATGTCCTTGAGAAAACGTTAGAAATTGCTCAAGAAATGGGCTTTCAAACCTATCTAGATCCTGAAGGATACTATGGATATGCAGAGATCGGTCAGGGGGAAGAACTCCTGGCCGTTCTTTGTCACTTGGATGTTGTTCCAGCCGGTGATTTAGAAGATTGGCAGACGCCACCTTTTGAGGCGACTCTGAAAGATGGATGGTTGATCGGACGTGGAGTACAAGATGACAAGGGGCCATCCCTTGCGGCCCTTTACGCAGTTAAGAGTCTGCTTGACCAAGGACTTGTATTTACCAAACGGATTCGCTTTATATTTGGTACGGACGAGGAAACTCTCTGGCGCTGTATGAACCGCTACAATCAGCTAGAAGAAAAAGCAGATCTTGGCTTTGCTCCAGATTCGTCCTTCCCATTAACCTATGCTGAAAAAGGCTTGCTTCAAGTGAAGCTCCATGGACCAGGCTGGGAGGATCGTCCTTTACAAGCTGGTCGTGCCCTTAACGTGGTACCAGATAAGGCAACTTATAAAGGGGAACGCTTAGAGGAACTTTTACCAGTGATCGAGCAAAGTGGTGTGAACTATACAGAAGAAACTGGAGCAGTAACCGTTCTTGGACTGTCTAAACACTCCAAGGATGCGGCTGAGGGTGTCAATGCTATTGTCGGCTTAGCGGAAAGTCTTTCCTTGATCCAGCCTCATCCAGCCCTTCTCTTTATAGCAGATGCTGTTGGGGAAGATGCGATAGGAGCAGCTCTCTTTGGTGAAATCAAAGATGAACCAAGTGGTGCTCTTTCCTTCAATATTGCGACCCTCTCTATTGATGAAGAGCAATCTGAAATCGGGATTGATATTCGGATCCCTGTCCTAGCAGATAAGGATGCTTTAGTAGAGCGATTAACTGAAGTGGCAGCTAGCTATCAACTTCAGTATGAAGAGTTTGATTATGTAGCTCCCCTGTACGTTCCATTAGATAGTCCGTTGGTGAGTACTCTGATGGCGGTCTACCAAGAAGAAACGGGGGATCAGACTCCAGCTATGTCCTCAGGAGGAGCTACTTTTGCTCGAACCATGGAAAATTGTGTGGCTTATGGGGCCCTCTTCCCTGATGCTCTCCAAACAGAGCACCAGGCGAATGAACGAGCCAAACTGGATGATTTGTATCGTGCAATGGAAATTTATGCCGAGACCATTCGACGGTTAGCAGGCAAAGAAGTCTAA
- a CDS encoding transposase, translating into MGYLGKELKKRLEAKGIDFLTLIRKNMKGAAEHNNPAILAIRRTIETRISVLNALFNIEHPLARSLAGLQLEIERAILVYNLGFFIN; encoded by the coding sequence TTGGGCTACTTGGGTAAGGAACTGAAAAAACGATTGGAAGCCAAGGGAATAGACTTTTTGACGCTGATTCGTAAAAATATGAAAGGAGCAGCTGAGCACAACAATCCTGCTATCCTGGCAATCCGAAGGACCATCGAAACTCGGATCTCTGTCCTAAATGCATTGTTTAACATTGAACATCCGCTTGCTCGCTCTTTAGCAGGTTTGCAATTAGAGATCGAACGGGCTATTTTGGTCTATAATTTAGGATTTTTTATCAACTAG
- a CDS encoding tyrosine-type recombinase/integrase, with translation MTIRKTKNGKWTVDVSNGFHPVTQKRIRIIRKGLKSKKEALELEQHIRVVELKEKQFDFVVTTDMLFQLLEEDDLKNGRKISYTSTQRNNYERHIKPYFKNTNLNKLTYDHIFEFREYLKTKPKKQNENETLSYNTINKVLILLKKIFDTGIRKSLIDKNPVENLRKLPIRKPNIKFWSIEEFTRFRELIQDDETSYDLFFVIAFFTGMRMGEILALNWNDINLLTNTIFVTKTVYFVNNTSYINTTKTRSGTRNITINQKLTEMLKDWKEKQKEKLKEFTKNIDGLQIIQSTPITITKNMIDKKFKQILERDKDLKRIRIHDLRHSHASLLINQGEDYLVVKERLGHASITTTIDTYSHLYPSKQKTLANKLDDLF, from the coding sequence ATGACTATTCGTAAAACTAAAAATGGTAAATGGACTGTTGATGTTTCTAATGGTTTCCACCCAGTCACACAAAAAAGAATACGTATCATTCGAAAAGGATTAAAATCTAAAAAGGAAGCACTAGAACTAGAACAACATATTCGAGTTGTAGAATTAAAAGAAAAACAATTTGACTTTGTAGTAACAACAGATATGTTATTCCAGTTGCTTGAAGAAGACGATTTGAAAAATGGCAGAAAAATAAGCTATACAAGCACACAAAGAAACAATTATGAGCGTCATATTAAACCATATTTTAAAAATACAAATTTAAATAAATTAACGTATGACCATATATTCGAATTTCGTGAATACCTAAAAACAAAACCTAAAAAACAAAATGAAAATGAAACTTTAAGTTATAATACAATTAATAAAGTTCTAATTCTACTTAAAAAAATTTTTGACACTGGTATAAGAAAATCCCTTATTGATAAAAATCCTGTTGAGAATCTGAGAAAATTACCAATTAGGAAGCCTAATATCAAATTTTGGAGTATAGAAGAATTCACGAGATTTAGAGAACTTATTCAAGATGATGAAACAAGCTATGACCTGTTTTTCGTAATTGCTTTCTTTACTGGGATGAGAATGGGAGAAATACTCGCATTGAACTGGAATGATATAAATCTTTTAACAAATACAATTTTCGTTACCAAAACGGTATACTTTGTAAATAATACAAGCTACATTAATACAACAAAAACACGATCAGGAACTAGAAATATTACAATCAATCAGAAATTAACGGAAATGCTAAAAGATTGGAAAGAAAAACAAAAAGAAAAACTTAAGGAATTTACCAAAAATATTGACGGACTACAAATAATACAGAGTACACCAATAACTATTACAAAAAATATGATTGATAAGAAGTTTAAGCAAATACTAGAAAGGGATAAAGATTTAAAGAGAATAAGAATTCATGATTTAAGACACTCTCATGCATCATTACTTATAAATCAAGGGGAAGATTATCTTGTTGTTAAAGAAAGATTAGGACACGCATCTATTACGACAACAATTGATACTTATTCCCATTTGTACCCTAGCAAACAGAAAACATTGGCTAATAAACTTGATGATTTATTTTAA
- a CDS encoding DUF3173 domain-containing protein produces MIKTVTKDDLIELGFAPGTARKIIHTGKLLLVNRGFNIYDNKRIGTIPASVAEELLGIELQKEA; encoded by the coding sequence ATGATTAAAACAGTAACAAAAGATGACCTTATCGAACTTGGATTTGCTCCAGGAACTGCAAGAAAGATTATCCATACTGGCAAATTACTATTAGTGAATCGTGGTTTTAATATCTACGATAACAAACGGATTGGTACAATTCCAGCCAGTGTCGCTGAAGAACTACTAGGAATTGAACTCCAGAAAGAAGCATAA